From the genome of Haloarcula taiwanensis:
GTTGCAGTTCACCAACTTCGGCAAGCCCACAGTCGTCGTCGAGGATGGCAACTACCAGAACCGTAACGAACTGCTACTGGCTCACCGGTACAACGGCGTGATGCTCGACATCGGGCAGGCCAAGGAGGTCCTGAAGCGCACCTTCGAACTCTGGGGCCGCCCGGTGAACCTCCTGACGATCGTCAAGGAGTTCGACGACCATGACGTGGAGGTCGCCAAACGGCGCGACCGCGAGCCCGAGCCCGAGGAGGTCGGCAAGCGCATCCGATACGACGGCGACGAGGTCACCGTCACCGACGTGGACTGGGCCGAGGTCGAACACCTCACGGCGACCGACATCGACTACAACACCAAGCCCGACGAATGGCTGGCCTGAGTGCTGTGGGGCACTCTCGGCGCAGGCGGAGAACCGCCCTACGACACTGACAGGCAGTTTCTCGTTACAGCCACCCAAATCATAGATAATAAATGTCCTATCTTCACATAGGTCCGGGGAGTGGCATTCGATATGAGCGCGACTCGGTTCACTGTCAAAAGCGATGCACACACCGATGTAGTGGATATTACCGAGCAAGTCCGGGAGGTAATCCCCGCAGACGCAGAGGGAACCTGTACCGTGTTCGTCCGCCACACCACGGCGGGCATCACAGTCAACGAGGCCGAGCCGCGGTTGCTGGGAGACCTCAGCGACGCACTCGGTGACCTCGTCCCGGACAGCGGGTGGGCCCACGACGAACTGGACGGCAACGCGGATTCACACGTCCGGGCGATGTTCGTCGGGCCAAGCGAGACGATTCCCGTCCGCGACGGGGACCTCGATATGGGGACGTGGCAGTCCGTGCTGTTCGTTGACTGTGACGGGCCGCGCGAACGAGCGGTTGACGTGGTCGTTACCGACTGAATCGGAGTGCAGGTGATCCCGGTCAGGCCGCTTCGACCTGCTGCTCGCCGTATATCTCGGCGATTTTTTCACGGTACGCGCTGCGGATGTTGCGGCGCTTCTTTTTCATGGACGGCGTAAGCAAGTCGTTCTCCGCGGTCCACTCCCGGGAGACAAGCGCAAAGGACTTGATACGCTCGACGCGTTCGAGTTCCTCGTTGACCGCGTCGACGGCGGTCTGGACCCACGCGTGGACGCGTTCATCATCGACCAGTGCTTCGGGATCGGCGGGAAGGTCGACGCCCTCGCTGTCGGCCCACCGGCGGAGTTCCTCGAAGTTCGGAACGATTATCGCGCCGACGAACTTCTGGTCGTCGCCGACGACCATGACCTGGTCGACTCGGTCGCTCGTCGCGAACTGGTCTTCGATGGGCTGTGGCGCGACGTTCTTTCCGGTCGAGAGGACGAGCAGTTCCTTGAGGCGGTCGTGGTAGATGAGGAAGTCGTCGTCGGTCCGCTCGACGATGTCGCCGGTTCGGAACCACTGGGTGCCGTCGATCTCCGTGAAGGCCCGCGTCGTCGCATCGGGCGCGTTCCAGTACCCCTGCGTGACGTTCGGGCCGTCGACGAGCAGTTCGCCCACGTCGCCAGTGACGTCATCGAATTCGCTGGCGTCGACGACACCGGTGTCGATGTGAATGTCGACAGCAGGTAGCGGGGCTCCCAGCGTTCCGGGACGGATATCTTCTGGCGGATTCACCGTCAAAACCGGCGACGTTTCCGTAAGCCCGTATCCTTCGAGAATCGTCAGCCCCATGCCGAGGAACGTCTCACAGAGCGTTTTCGAAAGACTGCCGCCGCCGCTGACCATGAACTCGATGTTCCCGCCAAGCCGTTCTTTGACGGTGCTGTAGACGAGGCGGTCTGCGAGCGAGTGTTTCGCTGTGAGTATCGGTCCAGGGTCGTCGGTTCGGGCGTAGTCGCGGGCTACGTCCATCGCCCAGTCGAAAATCCGCTTTTTGAGCGGGGACTCGCTGGCCTGCGTTCGCATGTTGTCGAAAATACGCTCGTAGACTCTGGGGACACTCAATCCGGTCATCGGTTGGACGGTCTGGAGGTCGTCGGCCAGCGTATCCGGGCTTTCGGCGTAGCTCACAGCCGCGCCGGAGGCGTACATGAAGAAATGACCCGCGAGGCGCTCGAATACGTGTGCCAGCGGGAGGAACGCTATCGAACGCGTCTCGGCGGTAACGGTCGGCAGGTCCGACGACTTGTCCGGTCGTGGCCCGATTCGCCTGCGCGTCTGGTTGACGTTCGACCGGAAGTTGCGGTGAGTGAGCCGGACCCCTTTCGGTTGGCCTGTCGTTCCGGAGGTGTAGATGAGGCTCGCAAGGTCGTCGGGGTCGCGCTCGTCAAGCCAGGACTGGTACGCCGACTCGCTGAACGTCTCCTCGCCGCGCTTGTACACTGTATCGAGTGTGTACACGTCTTCGCGGTCCACATCGATATCGTCCATGACGACGATGAACGAGAGCGAGAGAGCGTCCTCGACAGCAAGAACGCGGTCCAGCATCGCAGCGTTCTCCACGACGACAGCGCTCGCCTCCGGGTCCGACAGTAGATACTGGACCTGGTTCGGTGAGGAATCCGTATACACTGTCGTCACCACCCCGCCCGCAGAGAGAACGGCAAAGTCGCTCAGCGCCCACTCCATCCGCGTGTTGGCCAGAATACCGACGCGGGCGTCCGGGCCGACACCGAGGTCACGGAACCCTGCGGCCAGGTATTTGACCAGGTGATGCATCCGCTCGTAGCTGATCTCGGCGTAGTCGCCGTCGGGAGCCGCCGGTATCACGTCGCCAGTCAGTGACCGGTCGTAGACACCACCCTTGTACAGTTGGGCGGTCGTGTCAGCGTTCCGGGCCGCGCTTGCGGCAAACATTTCGCCCAGCGTGTCGTCGCCGATGACTTCGTCAGTATACGCTTCCTCGGCCTGACGCCAGTCAGAGTGATTGCCTGCGGTCATGTCATACCGCAGTGTTCACTAGGCCATCCCAAATATGTGCAGGGTGTTAACACTCAATTGGTTTGTCGGAGTTGATTCCGTCAACGGTTTTAGACGAGGAGGCGACGAGTGAGGGGCAAGGTGTCGCACCAAGATTTTATCGCGGCCACAGCATAATTGACCTATGGTCATCTCGACGGAACCAGCCTGGGGTGAAGCCGTGGAGCAGTTCGTCAAAGAGCACAAGAGCGCGATCGTGTACGCCGATATCGAGCAAGAGACAGTCCTGCACGAGGGAGCGGTTCGCGTCCTCGCAAACGGCTGGGTCGAACTACCAACGGGGCGACTCCTCTCGCCAGACGCTGTCCACCACATCGATACGCAGAGCGGCTGAAAGGAACTGAGTAAGGTGTTGTTGGCGAGGGAAGTCCACAGACCTATCGCGCGAGCGAACTCATCGATTGGTGGTCACTGCCCAGAAGACAGCTAGAGCAGACGCCTTATTGCCACTCTAGCCGGCAGTCCTCGTTGCAAAAGTGGGCGGTTTCGACGCCGCCGTCCTCTATCCATGTGATGACGCGGTGAGTCACTTCGTTGGCGATAGCGTCACCGCAGGTAGCACACTCCGGTGCCTCGTCCTCGTCGATATCTTCGTGGTGATCTGATGTCGGGTCGACCATCTTATTTGAGAGTGTCTTTCACGCCACTTAATCTCACATACTTACACTGAACATCACGAACATACACGAATGTCGAACCGGTAACAGAAGGCTAGCGACACGTAGTTACCGCAGACAGACGCTCGATAGAAGATGCCCGCTATCGGTCCCGGGTAACGGACTCTCCGGGGGTCGTCGTCGCGCCCGTCGAAAGGACGACACCGGCGTTCAGACTGGTGTTGATGGCCGTCTTCGCACCGTCGCCCGCGACGACACCGAACTTCCGTCGGCCCGTCGAGACGCGGTCGCCCTTCACCGTCATCTGGACCGGGTCGCCGTCGTGGCGGAGGTTCGCCACCTGCGTTCCCGCGCCGAAGTTGACCTCGCGACCGATGACGCTGTCACCCACATAGGAGACGTGGGGAACGTTCGAGTCCGCCATCAGAACGGTGTTCTTGAGCTCGACGCCGTGGCCGACGTGGGTATCCTCCCCCAGAAGGGTCGCCCCACGGACGTATGCGTTCGGACCGACGTGTGCGCCCGAGCGGACCAGCGCCGGTCCCTCGATGACGACGCCGGGTTCGATGACCG
Proteins encoded in this window:
- a CDS encoding long-chain fatty acid--CoA ligase, producing MTAGNHSDWRQAEEAYTDEVIGDDTLGEMFAASAARNADTTAQLYKGGVYDRSLTGDVIPAAPDGDYAEISYERMHHLVKYLAAGFRDLGVGPDARVGILANTRMEWALSDFAVLSAGGVVTTVYTDSSPNQVQYLLSDPEASAVVVENAAMLDRVLAVEDALSLSFIVVMDDIDVDREDVYTLDTVYKRGEETFSESAYQSWLDERDPDDLASLIYTSGTTGQPKGVRLTHRNFRSNVNQTRRRIGPRPDKSSDLPTVTAETRSIAFLPLAHVFERLAGHFFMYASGAAVSYAESPDTLADDLQTVQPMTGLSVPRVYERIFDNMRTQASESPLKKRIFDWAMDVARDYARTDDPGPILTAKHSLADRLVYSTVKERLGGNIEFMVSGGGSLSKTLCETFLGMGLTILEGYGLTETSPVLTVNPPEDIRPGTLGAPLPAVDIHIDTGVVDASEFDDVTGDVGELLVDGPNVTQGYWNAPDATTRAFTEIDGTQWFRTGDIVERTDDDFLIYHDRLKELLVLSTGKNVAPQPIEDQFATSDRVDQVMVVGDDQKFVGAIIVPNFEELRRWADSEGVDLPADPEALVDDERVHAWVQTAVDAVNEELERVERIKSFALVSREWTAENDLLTPSMKKKRRNIRSAYREKIAEIYGEQQVEAA